One genomic segment of Amycolatopsis sp. Hca4 includes these proteins:
- a CDS encoding single-stranded DNA-binding protein, producing the protein MAGDTTITIIGNLTVDPELRFTEAGTPVANFTVASTPRTFNRATSEWEDGEALFMRCTIWQQAAENVAESLTRGARVVVQGRLKQRSFQTKEGDKRTVMELTVDEIGPSLRYATTTVAKNAKNATANANSDRGSSTHTGAAPADDPWVPAAERDLVGATPGGGFSDEPPF; encoded by the coding sequence ATGGCCGGCGACACCACCATCACCATCATCGGCAACCTCACCGTCGACCCCGAACTCCGCTTCACCGAAGCCGGGACCCCGGTCGCGAACTTCACCGTCGCCTCCACCCCACGCACCTTCAACCGCGCCACCAGCGAATGGGAGGACGGCGAGGCACTGTTCATGCGCTGCACCATCTGGCAGCAGGCCGCCGAAAACGTCGCCGAGTCCCTCACCCGCGGCGCCCGCGTCGTCGTCCAGGGCCGCCTCAAGCAGCGCTCGTTCCAGACCAAGGAAGGCGACAAGCGCACCGTCATGGAGCTGACCGTCGACGAGATCGGCCCGTCGCTGCGCTACGCCACCACCACAGTCGCCAAGAACGCGAAGAACGCCACCGCGAACGCCAACTCTGACCGCGGCTCCAGCACCCACACCGGCGCGGCCCCCGCCGACGACCCGTGGGTCCCGGCCGCCGAGCGCGACCTGGTCGGCGCGACCCCGGGCGGCGGATTCAGCGACGAGCCGCCCTTCTGA
- a CDS encoding DUF4192 domain-containing protein, translating to MSLAPASTTTIIASLPALLGFIPDDSLVLITALTDHDGSVTTGPLARIDLNRLTGHADDCARHFNRQCGNLPVLCVIGIVVRTVDEDDADDGSLPQRTDVDSVIEQLAEHGFTDVDVVHVPAVAGGARWRSYRDADRTGVLPDPAATASAAAAVAAGHTIAASREDLAARFTPAPGNLRVRLQPHIADAVTSAAIDERWHLAAHLRLARADAAIRAAAHGELPTDDAAIADLAATFATLSFRDALLAVPDDATRLAAENLVLHLWRHSCDPVAGQLAIVIAVHAYLRGSGTVARIALEHADPENPMTLLLSTVLDHAVAPSETRHLIENASADARRALLSEPAIDQA from the coding sequence ATGTCGCTCGCTCCCGCCAGCACCACGACCATCATCGCCAGCCTCCCGGCGCTGCTCGGCTTCATCCCCGACGACTCCCTGGTGCTGATCACCGCGCTCACCGACCACGATGGCTCGGTCACCACCGGCCCGCTCGCCCGCATCGACCTCAACCGCCTCACCGGCCACGCCGACGATTGCGCGCGGCACTTCAACCGGCAATGCGGCAACCTGCCGGTCCTCTGCGTCATCGGCATCGTCGTCCGCACCGTCGATGAGGACGATGCCGACGACGGGTCACTTCCGCAGCGCACCGACGTCGACAGCGTTATCGAGCAGCTGGCCGAACACGGCTTCACCGACGTTGACGTCGTACACGTGCCGGCTGTCGCCGGAGGCGCGCGCTGGCGCTCCTACCGCGACGCCGACCGTACCGGTGTGCTGCCCGACCCCGCGGCCACTGCGTCCGCGGCGGCCGCCGTCGCTGCCGGACACACCATCGCCGCGTCCCGGGAAGACCTCGCGGCGCGGTTCACCCCCGCGCCCGGGAATCTCCGCGTACGTCTGCAGCCCCACATCGCCGACGCCGTCACATCCGCCGCCATCGATGAACGCTGGCATCTCGCCGCACATCTCCGCCTGGCTCGCGCCGACGCCGCGATCCGCGCCGCCGCCCATGGCGAGCTGCCCACCGACGATGCGGCCATCGCCGATCTTGCCGCCACCTTCGCCACCCTGTCGTTCCGCGACGCCTTGCTCGCCGTCCCCGACGACGCGACGCGCTTGGCCGCCGAGAACTTGGTCCTGCACCTGTGGCGTCACAGCTGCGACCCGGTCGCCGGCCAGCTGGCCATCGTCATCGCGGTGCACGCCTACCTGCGTGGCAGCGGAACCGTCGCGCGGATCGCGCTCGAGCACGCCGACCCCGAGAACCCCATGACGCTGCTGCTCTCCACTGTGCTCGACCACGCCGTCGCACCGTCGGAGACCCGACACCTGATCGAGAACGCCAGCGCCGACGCTCGCCGCGCCCTGCTCAGCGAGCCCGCGATCGACCAGGCATGA
- a CDS encoding amidoligase family protein — protein sequence MTTPVDDIVRCGDCGSETTTPFHLSPTLAVCDDCVRTLHQCSRCGQITDVTSVTDNDGRICEYCERAERYGTCDQCDILIRDGFLCRNHAVNEADQSFTCTRCSGLVPLRTYEPLYATGGRQLCPNCLDGFDLCDHCDRYDDTLRSTETGRDLCDDCAGRLDYYECGICATLIDCGTYCEDHDTDDDLDGLHDYSYKPNPVFHGIGPRYLGFELEINVPQGYLSDRIDDTVDILNGLGYLKEDSSIGYGFELVTHPMAYHWALDSFPWHLLKTLESAGCSGDGNGLHVHISRAAFAGPCHVFRWMKFVYRNAPDVQTLARRSSSYAAFRDSERNHIKDACKGTYYGQRSSAINAQPQHTFELRVFASSLDIQHVQAALAFADASVAYTRDLTIPDITQAGGWTWDAFTQWLHTHPQYAPLTAELEDLACAC from the coding sequence ATGACCACACCTGTCGACGACATCGTCCGCTGCGGCGACTGCGGCAGCGAAACCACGACGCCGTTCCATCTGAGCCCCACGCTGGCCGTCTGCGACGACTGCGTCCGCACCCTGCACCAGTGCAGCCGATGCGGGCAGATCACCGACGTCACCTCGGTCACCGACAACGACGGCCGAATCTGCGAGTACTGCGAGCGCGCCGAGCGCTACGGCACCTGCGATCAGTGCGACATTCTCATCCGCGACGGATTCCTCTGCCGCAATCACGCCGTCAACGAGGCCGACCAGTCCTTCACCTGCACCCGGTGCTCGGGTCTCGTGCCGCTGCGGACGTACGAACCGCTCTACGCCACCGGCGGCCGCCAGCTGTGCCCGAACTGCCTCGACGGGTTCGACCTGTGCGACCACTGCGACCGCTACGACGACACACTACGCAGCACCGAAACCGGCCGCGACCTGTGCGACGACTGCGCCGGTCGCCTCGACTACTACGAGTGCGGCATCTGCGCCACCCTGATCGACTGCGGAACCTACTGCGAAGACCACGACACCGACGACGACCTCGACGGCCTGCACGACTACTCGTACAAGCCGAATCCGGTCTTCCACGGCATCGGCCCCCGCTACCTCGGCTTCGAGCTGGAAATCAACGTTCCGCAGGGGTACCTCTCCGACCGCATCGACGACACCGTCGACATCCTCAACGGACTCGGCTACCTCAAGGAAGACAGCAGCATCGGCTACGGGTTCGAACTCGTCACCCACCCGATGGCCTACCACTGGGCGCTGGACTCGTTCCCCTGGCATCTGCTCAAGACGCTCGAGAGCGCCGGCTGCAGCGGCGACGGCAACGGGCTGCACGTCCACATCAGCCGTGCCGCCTTCGCCGGACCGTGTCACGTATTCCGGTGGATGAAGTTCGTCTACCGCAACGCCCCCGACGTCCAGACCCTCGCCCGTCGCAGCAGCAGCTACGCCGCGTTCCGCGACTCCGAACGCAACCACATCAAGGACGCCTGCAAGGGCACCTACTACGGCCAACGCAGCTCGGCGATCAACGCGCAGCCCCAGCACACCTTCGAGCTGAGGGTCTTCGCCTCCAGCCTCGACATCCAGCACGTGCAGGCCGCGCTCGCCTTCGCCGACGCCTCCGTCGCCTACACCCGCGACCTCACCATCCCCGACATCACCCAGGCCGGCGGGTGGACCTGGGACGCCTTCACCCAGTGGCTGCACACCCACCCGCAGTACGCACCGCTCACCGCCGAACTGGAGGACCTGGCATGTGCATGCTGA
- a CDS encoding DUF4192 domain-containing protein, with amino-acid sequence MPAPIYLTDADLLAAIPATLGYVPADSLVLVAATDRGDGTARMGPITRFDLDIVVRRPGYVVAYLKEVLAEKAVMRLIGAVVHDNADTGDLPYRRQLATFTQWLHDCGFTNIELLHLPGFAPGVTWSCYEVETHTGTLTDPVTSPVTTHVIALDNRVYRSRAEFLQQFLPADADTRARIAALADPITDEVEREERADDRPSLRRRLERLDDAVSAATGGHVPTDERVIADQLAGLSNLRLRGIHLTQAAAERAAAAHALWLHLWRHAPERYAPDMAALVATTAFLCHDGISAAAIFAKVPRPTQLSQLIRAMHRNGIDPATVVPDFFTNSQELRTELTTSAADL; translated from the coding sequence ATGCCTGCACCCATCTACTTGACCGACGCCGACCTTCTCGCCGCGATCCCGGCCACGCTGGGGTACGTGCCCGCCGACTCGCTCGTTCTCGTCGCGGCCACCGACCGCGGCGACGGCACCGCTCGCATGGGCCCGATCACCCGCTTCGACCTCGACATAGTCGTCCGACGCCCCGGCTACGTTGTCGCTTACCTGAAGGAAGTTCTCGCCGAGAAGGCGGTCATGCGGCTCATCGGCGCCGTCGTGCACGACAACGCCGACACCGGCGACCTGCCCTACCGCCGGCAGCTGGCCACCTTCACCCAGTGGCTGCACGACTGCGGGTTCACCAACATCGAACTCCTGCACCTGCCCGGCTTCGCCCCCGGAGTCACATGGTCGTGCTACGAAGTCGAGACCCACACCGGCACCCTGACCGATCCCGTCACCTCACCCGTGACCACGCATGTCATCGCCCTGGACAACCGTGTTTACCGCAGCCGCGCCGAATTTCTGCAGCAGTTCCTGCCCGCGGACGCCGATACCCGCGCCCGCATCGCCGCCCTCGCCGACCCGATCACCGACGAGGTCGAACGCGAAGAACGTGCCGACGACCGCCCAAGCCTGCGCCGGCGCCTGGAGCGGCTCGACGATGCCGTCAGCGCCGCCACCGGCGGGCACGTCCCGACCGACGAGCGCGTGATTGCCGACCAGCTGGCCGGACTCTCCAATCTTCGCCTGCGCGGTATCCACCTCACCCAGGCCGCCGCCGAGCGCGCCGCGGCCGCACACGCTCTGTGGTTGCACCTGTGGCGGCACGCCCCCGAGCGGTACGCACCGGACATGGCTGCCTTGGTTGCTACGACGGCCTTCCTGTGCCATGACGGTATTTCCGCCGCTGCGATCTTCGCCAAAGTTCCGCGGCCGACCCAGCTCAGTCAGCTGATCCGCGCAATGCACCGCAACGGTATCGACCCGGCCACAGTCGTCCCGGACTTCTTTACTAACTCTCAGGAACTGCGCACCGAACTGACCACGTCCGCAGCCGACCTCTAA
- a CDS encoding bifunctional DNA primase/polymerase: MTTTTAPTPTLVPATHTLLAAALGAAARGWPVFPLAPRSKRPAIPHWQQRATCDPDRIRRWWTRHPRCNVGISCGPAGLLVLDLDAAHGRVPEPWARQGVTHGRDVLGLLAQLAGEPDPVDTFTVTTPRGGEHRYFHRPPGSRLRSTVGARGRGLGWHVDTRGPGALVTAPGSLATVHGVPVPYAITGDLPVAVLPGWLVTALTPPPAPLPAAYPPPPPLPATSRRVTAYVQAALDAECRNVATATEGHRHITVFAAAAALGELLGNGWISAAAITQYLTDAARRHLGVADFDHAELIRTIRDGIAAGRQHPRVLTDRTAPRPGSAHT; this comes from the coding sequence ATGACCACCACGACAGCGCCGACGCCGACGCTCGTCCCCGCCACCCACACCCTGCTGGCAGCCGCGTTGGGCGCCGCCGCGCGTGGGTGGCCGGTGTTCCCGCTCGCCCCGCGCAGCAAGCGGCCCGCCATTCCCCACTGGCAGCAGCGAGCCACCTGCGATCCCGACCGCATCCGCCGCTGGTGGACCCGCCACCCGAGATGCAACGTCGGGATCAGCTGCGGGCCTGCTGGCCTACTGGTGCTCGACCTCGACGCCGCGCACGGGCGGGTTCCCGAGCCGTGGGCCCGCCAGGGCGTCACCCACGGCCGGGACGTTCTGGGGCTGCTGGCTCAGCTGGCCGGCGAGCCCGACCCGGTCGACACCTTCACCGTCACGACCCCGCGCGGTGGTGAGCACCGGTACTTCCACCGGCCGCCGGGGTCGCGGCTGCGCAGCACCGTCGGCGCCCGCGGCCGCGGGCTCGGCTGGCACGTCGACACCCGCGGCCCCGGCGCCCTCGTCACCGCGCCCGGTTCGCTGGCCACCGTCCACGGCGTGCCGGTGCCCTACGCCATCACCGGGGACCTCCCGGTCGCCGTCCTGCCCGGCTGGCTCGTCACCGCTCTCACCCCGCCACCGGCGCCGCTACCGGCTGCGTATCCGCCACCGCCGCCGCTTCCGGCGACCAGCCGCCGGGTCACCGCCTACGTCCAGGCGGCCCTCGACGCCGAGTGCCGCAACGTCGCGACCGCCACCGAAGGCCACCGCCACATCACGGTGTTCGCCGCCGCAGCCGCTCTCGGCGAGCTGCTCGGCAACGGCTGGATCAGTGCCGCCGCGATCACCCAGTACCTGACCGACGCCGCCCGCCGGCACCTCGGTGTCGCCGACTTCGACCACGCCGAGCTGATCAGAACCATCCGCGACGGCATCGCCGCGGGACGGCAACACCCTCGCGTCCTCACCGACCGCACCGCGCCCCGACCTGGCAGCGCACACACCTAG
- a CDS encoding PP2C family serine/threonine-protein phosphatase, whose translation MHPHLPPVFDTIHRTSTYAAGHHPVWPYAPLPPGPCWTHATCRCGWAEIAESHRDARVLARHHRRYAAEHPSYLPGTALRIGKRVHQADATGTHMSITGTRHGWAMADGIGDTPAAAYAAGSTAALASCVASDRGAVAGLLAATGILAGGLTADTVMVVATPLPHAHGDGWDIAWVGDCRAYEYDPDTDILTQLTVDHTYGQQLRDTLAERYRDRPQVLEDLAAAQDHVVTSSVATATPADIGHVTTTGPRRRLLLTSDGIHQYVPHASLVRACRTFSHPAACANRLTLAARYHGGTDNAAALVIDPVPAPVAAELVP comes from the coding sequence ATGCATCCGCACCTTCCGCCGGTCTTCGACACCATCCACCGCACCAGCACCTACGCCGCCGGGCACCACCCCGTCTGGCCGTATGCCCCGCTGCCGCCCGGCCCATGCTGGACCCACGCCACCTGCCGCTGCGGCTGGGCGGAGATCGCCGAATCCCACCGCGACGCTCGCGTCCTGGCCCGCCACCACCGCCGCTACGCCGCCGAACACCCCAGCTACCTGCCCGGCACGGCACTACGCATCGGCAAGCGCGTCCACCAGGCCGACGCCACCGGCACCCACATGTCCATCACCGGCACCCGCCACGGCTGGGCCATGGCCGACGGCATCGGCGACACCCCCGCAGCCGCCTACGCCGCCGGCAGCACGGCGGCGCTCGCCAGCTGCGTCGCCTCCGACCGCGGCGCGGTCGCCGGCCTGCTCGCCGCGACCGGCATCCTCGCCGGCGGCCTCACCGCCGACACCGTCATGGTCGTCGCCACCCCACTCCCGCACGCGCACGGCGATGGCTGGGACATCGCATGGGTCGGGGACTGCCGGGCCTACGAATACGATCCCGACACCGACATCCTCACCCAGCTGACGGTCGACCACACCTACGGCCAGCAGCTGCGCGACACCCTCGCCGAGCGCTACCGCGACCGGCCCCAGGTCCTCGAGGACCTGGCCGCCGCACAGGACCACGTCGTCACCAGCTCCGTCGCCACCGCCACCCCCGCCGACATCGGCCACGTCACCACCACCGGCCCGCGCCGCCGGTTGCTGCTGACCAGCGACGGCATCCACCAGTACGTGCCCCACGCCTCCCTCGTCCGAGCGTGCCGCACATTCAGTCACCCGGCCGCGTGCGCGAACCGGCTGACGCTCGCCGCGCGGTACCACGGCGGCACCGACAACGCCGCAGCCCTAGTCATCGACCCCGTCCCGGCCCCGGTCGCGGCCGAGCTGGTGCCATGA